In the Oryza glaberrima chromosome 6, OglaRS2, whole genome shotgun sequence genome, one interval contains:
- the LOC127777344 gene encoding uncharacterized protein LOC127777344, whose product MGSLGPAVVVSASAAKMAGGGQQPSTERKETSSAFGGGCCGGGFQMPLHYPRYKKADYEAMPEWRVDCLLREYGLPVDGGVEEKRRFAMGAFLWPDQY is encoded by the coding sequence ATGGGATCGTTGGGCCCTGCTGTTGTGGTGAGCGCGAGCGCGGCgaagatggccggcggcgggcagcagCCGTCGACGGAGAGGAAGGAGACGTCGTCGGCGTTCGGCGGcgggtgctgcggcggcggcttccagATGCCGCTGCACTACCCGCGGTACAAGAAGGCGGACTACGAGGCGATGCCGGAGTGGCGCGTGGACTGCCTCCTCCGGGAGTACGGCCTccccgtcgacggcggcgtggaggagaAGCGGAGGTTCGCCATGGGCGCCTTCCTCTGGCCCGACCAGTACTGA
- the LOC127777668 gene encoding CMP-sialic acid transporter 1 codes for MQWYLVAALLTVLTSSQGILTTLSQSNGKYKYDYATIPFLAELFKLSFSSFFLWKECQSSSPPRMTKEWRSIRLYLVPSVIYLIHNNVQFATLTYVDPSTYQIMGNLKIVTTGILFRLVLKRKLSNLQWMAVVLLAVGTTTSQVKGCGDAPCDSLFSAPFQGYMLGILSACLSALAGVYTEYLMKKNNDSLYWQNVQLYTFGVIFNMGWLIYGDFKAGFERGPWWQRLFNGYSITTWMVVFNLGSTGLLVSWLMKYSDNIVKVYSTSMAMLLTMVLSVYLFNVRATLQLFLGIVICIISLQMYFMPVNMLVELPQALPVTSK; via the exons atgCAGTGGTACCTGGTGGCCGCGCTCCTCACCGTCCTCACCAGCTCGCAG GGTATCTTGACTACCCTCTCGCAGAGCAATGGCAAATATAAGTACGACTACGCAACCATTCCATTTCTCGCAGAACTCTTCAAG CTGTCTTTCTCAAGCTTCTTTCTTTGGAAAGAATGCCAGTCTTCATCTCCACCAAGGATGACAAAAGAGTGGAGGAGTATACGACTATACCTTGTTCCTTCAGTCATATATCTCATCCACAACAATGTGCAGTTTGCCACCTTGACCTATGTTGATCCATCTACCTATCAGATAATGGGAAACCTTAAAATTGTCACAACTGGAATTCTGTTTAG GCTTGTCCTAAAAAGGAAGTTGTCAAATCTACAATGGATGGCAGTAGTTTTACTGGCTGTTGGAACTACTACAAGTCAG GTTAAAGGATGTGGCGATGCTCCATGTGATTCTCTTTTTTCAGCCCCATTTCAGGGTTACATGCTTGGGATACTTTCTGCTTGCCTTTCTGCACTAGCTGGTGTCTACACTGAATATTTGATGAAGAAGAATAATGATAGTCTGTACTGGCAAAATGTACAATTATATAC GTTTGGTGTTATATTCAACATGGGATGGCTTATCTATGGTGACTTCAAAGCTGGATTTGAGAGGGGTCCATGGTGGCAGCGTCTTTTTAATGGCTATTCTATCACAACGTGGATGGTTGTGTTCAATTTAGGGTCTACTGGCCTTCTGGTCTCATGGCTGATGAAGTATTCTGACAATATAGTCAAG GTGTACTCAACTTCAATGGCCATGCTTTTAACAATGGTATTGTCTGTATATCTTTTCAATGTGAGAGCAACACTTCAg CTTTTCCTAGGCATTGTCATCTGCATAATTTCCCTGCAGATGTATTTTATGCCTGTGAACATGCTTGTTGAATTGCCACAAGCATTGCCAGTTACTTCAAAGTAG